One Butyricicoccus intestinisimiae genomic window, CTCATTACGGTTACGATCAGCGCACCGAAGTACATTGCGACAAGGGCTGCGTACAGGTATCCAACGACCTGAACGACACCGCTATGATTTCCAGCGCAGAAGGCGTAGAAGTTTCCAAGCCGACTTGGTTCTTCCTGGAGCGCTACAACAACGCATTTATCGCTGAGGCGAAGGCATTTACTGAGGCTGTTCTCAATGATACAGAGACGCCGGTTAACGGTTTCGATGGCATCCAGCCGGTTAAGATTGCTATGGCTGCTGCTAAGTCTCTGAAGGAAGGTCGTCCGGTTAAGCTGGACGAGATTGGCTGATAAGCAACTGACCCGAATAGAGCATCAGCTCTATTCGGGCCACTTCTAAAAGGAGAAGAAATATGAAAAAACAGGATATGGTGATTACCATCAGCCGTGAATACGGCACCGGCGGCCATGATATTGGCAAGAGATTGGCCGCTCTGCTGGATGTGCCTTTTTATGACAGCGAAATCGTGAAGATGACCGCACGGCAGCACAATTTGGATGAAGATCGTCTGAATGAAATGGAAAATCAGTCGAAAAATCCACTCCCGTTTGGTCTCGGAGGCTTTGGCGCCGTAGCGGATTCCGATGACCGCATGTTTATTTTACAATCTCAGACAATTTTAGAGCTTGCACAAAAGCCCTGTGTTATCGTTGGACGCTGTGCAGATTACGTTTTACAGGATAATCCCAATCGCTACAGTATTTTTCTGTATTCGAGCCTGAAGGCACGTATGGAAAATATCAAGAAGTTCCATCCGGAGCAGAATCCGGCAACGGAAACCGTCAAGATGGATCGCCGCCGTGCGGCTTACTATAAATATCACACCGGTCAGGAATGGGGCAAACCTTCCAACTATCATCTGTGCATGGATACGAGCACATTAGGGCCGAAGACAGCACAGGTGCTGGCGGATGTGGTACGAGCTGTACAGCAGGAAAGAGAAAGGACTTAATATGAATGAAACGAAAACAGGCGGATTGAACGTAGGTGTCCGCATTTCATATGGCTTGGGTGATACCGCCTGCAACATTGTATTTGGTATGATTAGTGCCCTGCTGACGCTGTTCTATACAGACTATGCAGGCGTAGCCGTGGCAACCGTTGGTCTTGCCATGCTGGTTTCCCGTGTATTTGACGGCTTCTCGGATGTCATCATGGGCGTTCTAGTCAGCAAGACAAAGACAAAGTGGGGCAAGGCGCGTCCGTGGATTTTGTGGATGGCTATCCCGTATGCTGTGTGTGCGGTTTCGATGTTCTGTGTACCGCAGAGCAGCAACACGATTCAGTTCTGGTACATCTTTATCACCTACAACCTGTGCACCACCGTTTGCTACACAGCAATCAACGTTCCGTATGGTACGCTGTCTACCATGATGACACGTTCCTCTCACGAGCGTGACTTGCTGTCCATCTTCCGCATGGCACTGTCTCCGGTCGGTAAGATTATCGCAGTTACATTTACCCTGCCGGTTGTAAAGATGATGGGCAATGACCAAGCAGCATGGATTAAGACCATGAGTATCTGGTGTGTCATCGCCGTGATTCTTCTGTTTATCTGCTTCTTCCAGTGCAAGGAAACCGTGAATCTGGAGCAGCAGGCAGCAAATACCAAAAAGGTTGGTGCCGGCCGCCAGATTAAAGCGCTGCTGAGCAATCCGTACTTCTGGGCAACCCTGATTCTCTGGACCGTTACCTGTGTACATACCACGATCATCGGCACCGATCTGCCGTATTACTGCAAATATGTACTGGGCAATGATAACATTTACAGCTTGATTTACACGGCAGAGATTGTATCTTTGATTGTCGGCGCCATTGCGTGCCCGATGCTGCTGAAGAAGTTCAACAAGCGCGACTTGTCGCTGTTTGGCTGTATCGTAGTCGTTGTTGCACATGCACTGATTATGGTGAACCCGACCAATGTTGGCTGGCTGCTCGCTATGACAATTATCCGTTCTCTCGGTCAGGCTCCGCTTACTTCTGTTGTTTTCGGAATGATGGGAGATGTGGTAGAATATGGTCAGTGGAAGAGCCATCTGCGTCAGGAGAGCTTGGTGTTCGGCGCAGGCTCGATGGGCTTCAAGATCGGCACCGGTATCACAAGTGCGGTAATGACGCTGATGCTGGAGGGCGCAGGCTTCCTCAGCTCGACAGCAGGCGGCGCTGTACAGCCGGATTCCGCAATCAGCATGATTACGACCATCTTCAAGTTTGGCCCGATTTTTGTTTGGATTGTTGCAATTATCGTTCTGGTATTCTATAAGCTGGATAAGATTTATCCGAAGGTTATGAAGGATCTGGCAGAGCGTGAAGCACGCGGAGAAATGTAAGAAAGGAACCTTCGTTTATGTTGAAACTTGGTTATAATGAAGCTACCTGTAAGGAAAATTCTACGGTAGAAAAGGATTTGGAACTTTGCGAAAAGTATGGCTATGACTATATCGAGCTGCGTCTGGATATGCTCAAGGACTATCTCAAGACCCATACGGTCGATGACCTCAAGGCGTTCTTTGCCAAGAGCCACCTGAAGCCGTTCGCATTCAACTCGATTGAAAATATCAATTTTTGCAATGAGCTGGAGTGGAAGGAACTGGTTGAGCTGTTTACGTTCGGCTGCGAAATCGCACAGCAGATCGGCAACCCGTACATGATTGTCGTTCCGACTGTGACGCCGGAGATTTGCACTAAGAATGAGAAGGAAGTCTTTGACGATTCCGTGAAGGTACTCAATCAGCTCGCAGACATTGCGGAGCCGTATGGCGTCAAGCTGTCCTTTGAACCGATTGGCGATAAAAAGTGGTGCTGCAACAGCGTGCGGCAGGCACTGGAAATCGTACAGGCAGTAAATCGCGACAGCGTAGGCTTGACGGTAGACTGCATCAACGTGTATCTGCATGATAAGTGCGCAGATGTCGAGTACATCAAAAAGATTCCGAAAGAGAAGCTGTTTGTCTTCCATATCAATGACTGCGAAGACCTGCCGCTTGGCATTCTCGACCACTGCCATCGTCTGATGCCGGGTCTGGGTGCCATTCCGGTACAGGCAGTTTCCGATGCCGTTCAGGCAGTCGGTTATGATGGCCCAGCTTGTTTGGAGTTGTTCCGTCCGGAATATTGGCAGATGGACGCAGAAGACGTTATCAAGATGGGCGCAGATACCACGCGACCGTTTCTGTAATCTCTCTTTGTATTTCCAATAAAGCAGCCGCCGCATTCACGTTTTGTGAATGCGGCGGCTTTTGCGTTACATAATTTTGGTTTCTTCCAGCTTTTCTGTGAAAGCATCGTTGAGTCGAATGATTGGTTTGCGCAGCAGCAGACCAACGATCAGAGAGAGAATCAGGAAAATACCCAGCTTGCCCAGCTCGATCCAATAGGTCATGCCATACATGCCACCGACTGTCTCGCGCATGGCAGCCATGCTGTGGACGAACGGAAGCAGCGGATACACCATCTGGAAGAACTTCGGCGCAACTTCAATCGGGAAGGTGCCGCCAGAACCAGCTACCTGCATGACGAGCAGGACAACGCTGATGGCTTTGCCGATGTCTCCGAAGGACACGGTCAGCGTGTAGATAATATTGACATACACAATACTGGAGAACCAGCAAGCGAGTAAGAATAGGAACGGATGCTCGCATTGAATACCCAAATACCACAGATCACCGGCTGCAATCAAGGTGCTTTGCATGAGGCCGACAATCAGAAAGATAATATATCGTCCCAAATAAATCTGATGGGTTTTGACGCGGTGCAGTCCCTCAAGGCACTTTTTCGATACGGTTACTTTCAACATGGCAACGAGGACGATGCCGCCAATCCAGATAGAAAGCGTGGAATAAAATGGCGCCATTGACGAGCCATAGTTGTCAATCTTGTAAACCTGATGGGTTTTCAGAGAAACCGGCGTTGCAAGAAAGGCAGTGAGCGCGTCTTGGTTGTCGCTGAGCAGCGTCTTTAATTCGGAATAATCGCCGCTCTGTTTCATCTCATCCAGCTTGGCGGTGGTGTCGGTGATTTTCTTTGCGGCATCCGAAAGCAGGCTGCCGGAATTGTTGAGTGCAGACTGGATTTGTGACAAATCAGAGTTTGCCGATTTCGCCAGTCCGGACACGCCGTCTGCACTTTTTCCGATTTGAGACATCAAGCTGCTCAGGCTGCCCTCGGCATCTGAGACAGAAGCCGAAAGGCTGTCGAGCGAACGTTTCAGATTGGATTCATAATCCGACTGCACACTCTTGACATCCTGCGTGCTCTGCTTTACAAGAGCATCCAGCTCGGATTTCGCGGTTTTGAGGTCGGTGCTGGAATCCTGCAGCGAAGTCGCTGTGCTGTTGAGCTTGTCGCGCAAATCGGTCTGCGTGGTGATAGCGCTGTTGAGCTTTGCGACAATCGGCTGTGTCAAAGAAGCCAGTTCCGGATGGGAGGTTTCTATCGAAGAAATGGAATCGCGCAGAGACGTATACGCATCAATGACATTGTCTATCTTTTTGGCAAGCGTGCGAAGCGTATCTGCAACGGCGGAGACATCCTTGGACTGCGTGTCAAAGGCGGAATCCAAGGTCGCAGAGACTTGACTGTAGAAGTCTGCACCGGAGCTGAGCGCGTCGTTGATGCTGTCCGTTGCACCGCCCAGTGCGCTACTTAGACTGGAAAATGACTTTTTTGTGTCGTTCAGCGCCTTCTTGCCGCTGGAAGTCTGGGTTTTCGCCTGATCCAGCGAATCGGAGGTTGCCGTGAGCAATTGCTGCGCCGAGGAGGTCAAATTGGAAAACGACTGCGTGGTGGCACTCGCAGAGGACAAATCAGCGGCAATCTGATTGAGATTGTTGGACAGATTGTCTGCAATCGACTCCGAACCGGTTGCTTTTGCCATGTTGGAAACCGACTGGAACGCAGTCAGCGCAGTGCTGGAAACCGTTTTGATAAAGGTCTGATTGATTTGTTTCTGAATCGCAGAAGCGCCTTTGTCTGTGACCTTCGGCGCGATGGCGTTTTCCTTGGCATTGGAATAATAAATAATGTCTGGCTTTTGAATGTCATCCGAAAAAATACTCATCATTTTGTTGCTGAAATCTTTTGGAATGACAATCGCGGCGTAGTATTCACCCGACTGCACGCCGGACACGGCATTTTCTTGGCTGGTAAACACCCAATCCATCTGCGTGTTTTCGCGCAGGGAAGACAACACCTGATCACCGATATTGATGCGAATGGGAATCAAACTGCCTTCGTAACCGTCATCGACGCTGGCTACGGCTACTTTTAGATTGCCGGTGTTGGAATACGGATCCCAGCTGCCCGCAATGTTAAACCATGCGTACAGGCAGGGGACGACAGTAACTCCCATGATAACAATCATGGCAATGACGTTTGTGCGGATGCGCAGAACATCCCGTTTGAATATTTGCCATATATTTTTCATCTGCTCTTGTTCTCCTTTATTGCCTGCATCAGTTCATCCGATGTCAGTCCGTTGAGATCAATCTGTCGCTGAATCTTATCGTGGATGTATTCAACGACAATCAAATATACCGACAGAGCAATCAAAGAAACAATCCACAGAACCAAAAAGACGAGCTTGGAATCCAAGCTGAACATCAAAATCAAAAAGACGAGCGGGATAATTAACATACACAGGAAGCCGTACTTGATGCGCTTGGAGTAATTTCGCTCAAACTTTACAGAGCGATCCAAGTATCGCTGTTTGGCGACCTCGTCGCGGGCAAGCGTCCGGATCAGCATGCGCATGGTCGGACGCTGGTACTCGGCGGTGGCCGTTTCGCACAGCATCAGTTCGGTTGTGTCCAATCGTCTGTCAAACAAATGGTTGAGGTTCTGCAGCAGCGGCCGCAAAACCAAACCGATAAACAGCGACAGTGCGACAAAGATGGACAGGAAAAGCAGATTCTTGACATACAGATTGCCGTAATATCCGGCGATGCATTCGCGCATGGCGTTGATGCCATAGGTAAACGGGAACAGAGGATGCAGCTTTTGGAAAAACTCCGGCATCATTTCGATGGGGTACGTGCCGGAAGAACCCGGAATCTGCAGGATGATTAACACAACGGCAACCGCTTTGCCGATGTGCTTAAAGGTTGCGGCGAGTGCATAAATGATGTTGACATATACAAAGGAGCATACCATGCCCGCGAAAACAAAGGCAATCGGATGCACACATTGCACCTTCAGCAAGACGAGATCACCGGCACAGACAATCACGCCTTGGATGAGACCAGAGACGATGAACAGAAGCCAGCGGCCGAAATATCCCTGTGTTGGAGTAAAGCGTCGGCGCAGTCCGTCGGTGTCTACTTCCTGCTTGAGAATAGACACCAGAATCAAGCCGCCGACCCAAAGCGCGAGGTTTGTGTAAAACGGTGTCATGCCGGAACCGTAATTTTTCACATCATACTGTACATCCGACTGGATGGAGACCGGAGAGGACATGAAATCGGCAACAGCATCGGCGTCAATGCCTTCCAGAGAGAGCAGCTTCTGATACGCATAAGAGCTTTGCAGAGATTTCAAATCGGTGGAGATTGTCCCCAGCTTCTCATTGACAGAATCGAGGGTTTTGCCTGCCTGACTGAGCATATCGGCGCTGTCGTTCATCGTGGTTTTCAGCTGTGTCAATACCTGCTTGACTTGCTTGGTTGTCGATGGAATGCCGGACAGTGCGGCCGTCAAATCGCCGTTTACGGTGGAGAGACCATCCAAAGACTGGTTGATTTGCGGGAAAACCTGTGCGTTTAACTTGTCGCGCGATTTTTGCAGGGACGATTTTCCGTTGGATGCAATCTGTTCCAGAGACGTGCGCGTTGTCTTAGCTGTGCTGACGGCCTCTTTCATGGCGGAGTTGCTGGAATTCAGGGAATCCAGCAATTCCTGCAGAGAGGCGTTT contains:
- a CDS encoding cytidylate kinase-like family protein; the protein is MKKQDMVITISREYGTGGHDIGKRLAALLDVPFYDSEIVKMTARQHNLDEDRLNEMENQSKNPLPFGLGGFGAVADSDDRMFILQSQTILELAQKPCVIVGRCADYVLQDNPNRYSIFLYSSLKARMENIKKFHPEQNPATETVKMDRRRAAYYKYHTGQEWGKPSNYHLCMDTSTLGPKTAQVLADVVRAVQQERERT
- a CDS encoding MFS transporter, which codes for MNETKTGGLNVGVRISYGLGDTACNIVFGMISALLTLFYTDYAGVAVATVGLAMLVSRVFDGFSDVIMGVLVSKTKTKWGKARPWILWMAIPYAVCAVSMFCVPQSSNTIQFWYIFITYNLCTTVCYTAINVPYGTLSTMMTRSSHERDLLSIFRMALSPVGKIIAVTFTLPVVKMMGNDQAAWIKTMSIWCVIAVILLFICFFQCKETVNLEQQAANTKKVGAGRQIKALLSNPYFWATLILWTVTCVHTTIIGTDLPYYCKYVLGNDNIYSLIYTAEIVSLIVGAIACPMLLKKFNKRDLSLFGCIVVVVAHALIMVNPTNVGWLLAMTIIRSLGQAPLTSVVFGMMGDVVEYGQWKSHLRQESLVFGAGSMGFKIGTGITSAVMTLMLEGAGFLSSTAGGAVQPDSAISMITTIFKFGPIFVWIVAIIVLVFYKLDKIYPKVMKDLAEREARGEM
- a CDS encoding sugar phosphate isomerase/epimerase family protein, which translates into the protein MLKLGYNEATCKENSTVEKDLELCEKYGYDYIELRLDMLKDYLKTHTVDDLKAFFAKSHLKPFAFNSIENINFCNELEWKELVELFTFGCEIAQQIGNPYMIVVPTVTPEICTKNEKEVFDDSVKVLNQLADIAEPYGVKLSFEPIGDKKWCCNSVRQALEIVQAVNRDSVGLTVDCINVYLHDKCADVEYIKKIPKEKLFVFHINDCEDLPLGILDHCHRLMPGLGAIPVQAVSDAVQAVGYDGPACLELFRPEYWQMDAEDVIKMGADTTRPFL
- a CDS encoding YhgE/Pip domain-containing protein codes for the protein MKNIWQIFKRDVLRIRTNVIAMIVIMGVTVVPCLYAWFNIAGSWDPYSNTGNLKVAVASVDDGYEGSLIPIRINIGDQVLSSLRENTQMDWVFTSQENAVSGVQSGEYYAAIVIPKDFSNKMMSIFSDDIQKPDIIYYSNAKENAIAPKVTDKGASAIQKQINQTFIKTVSSTALTAFQSVSNMAKATGSESIADNLSNNLNQIAADLSSASATTQSFSNLTSSAQQLLTATSDSLDQAKTQTSSGKKALNDTKKSFSSLSSALGGATDSINDALSSGADFYSQVSATLDSAFDTQSKDVSAVADTLRTLAKKIDNVIDAYTSLRDSISSIETSHPELASLTQPIVAKLNSAITTQTDLRDKLNSTATSLQDSSTDLKTAKSELDALVKQSTQDVKSVQSDYESNLKRSLDSLSASVSDAEGSLSSLMSQIGKSADGVSGLAKSANSDLSQIQSALNNSGSLLSDAAKKITDTTAKLDEMKQSGDYSELKTLLSDNQDALTAFLATPVSLKTHQVYKIDNYGSSMAPFYSTLSIWIGGIVLVAMLKVTVSKKCLEGLHRVKTHQIYLGRYIIFLIVGLMQSTLIAAGDLWYLGIQCEHPFLFLLACWFSSIVYVNIIYTLTVSFGDIGKAISVVLLVMQVAGSGGTFPIEVAPKFFQMVYPLLPFVHSMAAMRETVGGMYGMTYWIELGKLGIFLILSLIVGLLLRKPIIRLNDAFTEKLEETKIM
- a CDS encoding YhgE/Pip domain-containing protein, with amino-acid sequence MRSVFQIFRRDLRRLLRNPAAALVMAGVCLLPSFYAWFNIAANMDPYSNTQGIKVAVANNDTGADTKMLSLNAGDEIIKKLKDNDQLGWTFVDTKDAKEGVKSGEYYAAIVIPKDFSESLVSVLSGKLEQPELDYYINEKKNAIAPKITDTGASTIQQQINDTFSAVASESISDAIRSSVTNLEGDVNSTNQELTSSISSVQNNLSQYQTAAQNFQNTVKQSNSVIDDTIAALDQVDKTAQTSSNALCNVSAQLSNSRTALGTLSGQISQNLSSGETQLNTISIATSTKLGIFETNANDVLTTVGNGIDSATQLNQKNTQIINDLYALHQSIQNDSSLSNAITEQIQKLQTQNASLQELLDSLNSSNSAMKEAVSTAKTTRTSLEQIASNGKSSLQKSRDKLNAQVFPQINQSLDGLSTVNGDLTAALSGIPSTTKQVKQVLTQLKTTMNDSADMLSQAGKTLDSVNEKLGTISTDLKSLQSSYAYQKLLSLEGIDADAVADFMSSPVSIQSDVQYDVKNYGSGMTPFYTNLALWVGGLILVSILKQEVDTDGLRRRFTPTQGYFGRWLLFIVSGLIQGVIVCAGDLVLLKVQCVHPIAFVFAGMVCSFVYVNIIYALAATFKHIGKAVAVVLIILQIPGSSGTYPIEMMPEFFQKLHPLFPFTYGINAMRECIAGYYGNLYVKNLLFLSIFVALSLFIGLVLRPLLQNLNHLFDRRLDTTELMLCETATAEYQRPTMRMLIRTLARDEVAKQRYLDRSVKFERNYSKRIKYGFLCMLIIPLVFLILMFSLDSKLVFLVLWIVSLIALSVYLIVVEYIHDKIQRQIDLNGLTSDELMQAIKENKSR